Below is a genomic region from Halictus rubicundus isolate RS-2024b chromosome 11, iyHalRubi1_principal, whole genome shotgun sequence.
CGACaaaattttttctttgcaaTGCAGAGTTGCTCACTAATAACACTTCTTTTACTATCATATCGTCCTCTTGCCTCAAATTATAATTATCATCTTTAACATCTTCTTTAACTTCCATCTCTTCGCATATTATGGTTTCTTCTATCACATCTTCCGACCATATCTCGATTTCGTTAGAATTTGCTTGCATTACGTCGTCTTTACTAGGATTGCCGACAACTACTTGGTGGACATCCTCGGGACTAAGTTTCTCGGAGTGATCGATTATAGCGTCTATTCCGTCTTGACTATCGCTTTCACTAGTGTCCTTTTTATATTGTAACGTTGAATATTCACTCTCCTCGTTAATTACAAGTATATTACTATTGGAGGCATTCTTATGCTTATTCGGTTTCCTCAATGAATTTTGATTCTTTCTAGGAAGCAGCTGGTTCTGATCATCCCCGGTACTTTTGCTATCTTCCGTATCATTCGGATAAGATATTTGCAAAATATCCCCGTTAACTTTCTTTTCTTCTAATTGTTTCTTAGCTATTTGCCTACTGGATTTTCGAACAGGTACATACTTAACTGTCGATTTCACTGATGTTTTCATTTCAGTTTTGCGTCTGCGTGCCATTTTGATTCCATAAATATTCTCTTAATCTGTAATATTTAACGGAAATATTAGCAACAGACACGAGTCTCGTGTTCTTTTCAACAATACATCTGACAGAAAAATTAGAATCAAATACAAATATAGATGTAAAAAATGTTACCAATTGTTTCATCACAGTCTTTTATACAAGAGTGAAAAAATAATACctttatcaatttattattcCAATAATGAATagcaaacaataataatttcataaaatggAATCGAGTGATCATTGAAAAGTATGCTTTTTAATATGATTTTGTTGAGTAACTAAAGATTGTAATCTTCGTACGCAACGTATTCTAAAATGTATTGTCATTTTTCAAGGAGCATACATAATTGTTTGAAAACCAAGATTAATTTGTAATCTTTCGATAAATATAATGATATACCGATTCAAGATATATAAATCTTTGATATTGAATGTTTTTATGGCTGatataagaatattacattaacaTATTTGTACTAACAACAAATGGATAGCATTCTTTCTTCAATGTACATGCTGCAACACATTTCGGTTAGATTGCACATTGTAGAGGGCAAAATTATGGAACACTTACCATATGcctttaaaataatatgttgTAAGCTAAAGATGATCATTGTTTAAGATGTTTCATGTAGTTTTCTAATGAACACTTTTTTTCTAGATCTCAGTCTTCCAGGGGAAGCATGAACATAATCTTGATCCGTTCTAAATCATTGCAACGATGATTATGTTCATTAAAAACAGCGAAGTTTAAGCGTTATTACAGAGTTTTGGCCCTCCAATAATGTAGAATTATACATTACACACTGATAGAACTTTTCCGCCAATGTAGAGATATCCGTCCCAGTCTTGACTGTTTTTCACTTTCCGTTCATCGCTCTCGACAGAAACGGTCCGAGATTTCTATTGCAATTAATACTTCCCAAGTCAACTTACAGATTTGTTTAGGCAAACATTAATCACCTGAATGAACGCATCATGAAGAAGTGCAAAGGATGCGTGATACTTGAATGATAAAGTGTGTATCTCAACCGCGTAAGTAGTTGCCTCTGAACATTGCTTGTTGTGCCATGTAGTGGCTACATATGGCGCAGGGCTGACTCTTACTTTAACAATTTTACTAAACTTTTCTTTTACCACTAGAACATGAATTTTAATCATTTACTTTTCTCATGCCAATTTATCGAATCTTCCTTTTACtattcaaaaataagtataaatgtTATGTTTCATTAGTTGGGCATAGTCTGAacgtaattcagttacgttagGACAAATGAATCCACCGTGCGTGTGCCAAATGATGGTTAACGAGGTATATTCGTGCTAACTCTAAGACGATTCTTCGACCAATAGCGATCCCTTACCATTGCACGTATTGTCGCTATTGGTCGAAAAATCGTGTTAGAGTTAACGCGAATACACTTTACCTAGTCGTCATCTGACGCGCGCACAGTACGTGTTCCGTCACGTGCTCCGTTTCTCATTGGTCCATTTTGCTTCCAACGAGAATCTTCTCAATTTCTAATTGGTCGTCGTCGTCATGTACTTTTTATACCTGTATTTATTTACATAAACACGAGTTTCTTTCGGGTGGAACAAATGATTTGTAAGCATGGTAGTTTTTCAGCAACTGTAATTTCCAAAATTCGCAAATATTTTCCTTGTGAATATAGCCTCGGAACTTATTTAAGTGTACGCATGCGTATGTAAATTTTAACATTCACGAAAATGTGCCGCCTTTTCCAACCTTACAAATTTCTTGCATCTTTCCTCCTCTTTTATCTATTGGcccagagaatgggatagaaatacaaatttaaagAGGCGGCAATGCTGTCCGCATGTAAGTTGTGACGTTAGTTGAGATCATaaacgttaaaaatttcaataagagTTTCGCCTTTGGTGTTTCTACTCCGTGTTAGTGCGGTTCAAATTTGACTTACGAAGACACAGTTCGTTTCAGATTTCTTTGAATGGCAGTTAATCGCGCTACAAAAAAAACATGTCCATTAATGTTACTGTCAACGGAAACCCTTTAAACATAAGGCAAGGCAGAATGGTGTTGTCCGATTTAGATCAAATTAAGAAAAATGAGAGGGACCGGCGTCGAAGGTTACGCTTGGAGCAGGTATGCATGTATTTACtaaattatttgaaacattaataaacaaacaCAATATTTGTATAAATATAAGGAGACACAATCTGTCAAATAGtattgaataattattttactGTATTACATAGTCGATAACAAAATTGAAATACTAAACCATAAATATTGAACAAATCATTTATATCCATAGGTAAGGCAACAGTCGAAAGAAATATCGGATAGACTTTTGGATCGTGTTAAGAATATAACTAAGCAAGAGCAAAAGAAGCTGGAGAGCAATGATGATTTGAGTTCGAGGCagttattcaatgaaaaaattatggaaaTTCAACAAAAATATCAAGAAGACATGGCAGATATTGGTCTGGCACATTTGTCTGCAATGTTGGAGCCTGATCACGATGAAATCTTACAGGAACaggaaagaaagaataaattagCAGCATCGAAAAGAGGAAGAGAAGCGGTAAAACAAATTTATGAGGAGCAAAAGGtaagatttttattatatacaattacttaggttgtaaatcttagtacatCATATTACCtagattaaaatttataaaagtatAAGTAACATCCGTGTAGAAAGAATCGGCGGAACAACAACACCAAAATCGACTGCGCCAAGTACGGGAATTGGAGAATCTAAGGTCCACAATGGTTGCAAAACTTCCTCGCGTAAACCTGCTGGAGGCAGACGTTGAAGAGAAAGAAATCGATGAAGGAAATAAACACAGGAAATCTGCTAAGAAAAAGACAAGGAAACAGTACTTTAAAAAGTCACcaggaaaaattacaaaatcataTACAAGGGTATAGTAGTCGGATATTAAAATAACAGTAAATGTGTAGGTTCTTGAAGTGGAACTGGGTAAATACACAAAACTAGAGTTTATGCAATGATCGACTTATTTTACAGATTTCCAGTGATTTAAAGACACGCTCGCCTCGTTTACAATCGAGACAAAAGATGTTGCACACTGATCCAAGAAAGGATGTTATGAGATCAGAAGAACAATCTGTCCCTACTTCTACTACAAATCCATCTGCATTAAAAAGTACAACTACAACATCAAATGCTGAAGAAATTGTGATAGAACTTGAATGCGATAAAATTCCAGAAAAAGTGACACCAACTTCAGCTGCAGAAGTTGACAAAACATTAAGGTATGCGCCGTGTAATTAGAATTTCAATATGAAACAGTAGCTAAaaccaaatttttaatattacagATACAATCCACGGGATTACGCACAGCCAACATCAGCTTCAACTTCTAACAGTCAAAGCGATAGCTCTAGTTCATTGAGCGATGATTGTTCATGTCTGCCTCCTAATAACGAACAATCGAAATGTATAAGAACACCAAAACAAAAAGTTAATTCCTCGGCAAATGATAAAGTACAATTATATGATCATAGTAAGCATCAAAGTAATGTATATAATAAACCAGTTGGTGTAGTTGAAAAAATACATGCATGGAACGAGGTTTGTAattgaaagcaaagaaaagaaattatttatagtGTAATAGATACACTCAATTCACAGCATACAGAATGTGTTATCCAACATTGACATTTCTAAATTATTCTTATCTGTAAGTCACATGCGTAATGATCTGCAAGTAGcctgcggatttctatgcacAATACAAAGTTTCCAAATCGATCGTAAGAAATGGGAGCTAGATTATCATTGCGAGATATGTATACGGTTTCAGTGATGGATAATTCATTCTATATAACTATGttctttaatattataaatCTGTGCAGCCAAGCGCAATAGACTTAGCTCAAGAAATCGAAAAGTCTGAAGCGGTTAAATCGCATTTAATGGAAAGTCGTAAAGCCACTGCTCAAAAGCGTGGCGAGGATGCGGTGTTGAGAGAAAAAGTGCGACGTGATTATCAAACCCTTCTGCAGAATTTGAATCATCTCGCGGTAGAGGAGCGTAAATTGAAGTCAAATCAAGCCGAACATTATCAGGTATTTGTCCGACTTTAAAACTATATTTTCTTATCGATGTTcaattcactgtattatgcTCACGTGCTGCTAGAACGACGCGCATATATTACAAGAACGGAGAAAAATGTTGAAGGACCAGCATAAGAAGAAGCTAAACCGTGCGCTGCAAACACTGTTGCCTGAAGAAAGTTTGGTACAATGCCCGTCATATCCTATAGAAAGACAAATAACTTTAATGcctagagaaaaagagaaagacgtTGACGTAAACGCTGTCTGGGTTGACCAATGTTGTGTCAGCGAACGTTCAGACAGCAGAGCTGTACAAAGCAGAAGGAAAGAACCAGAGACTTCGCGAGAGGAACAGATATTAGACATGTTAAAGAAGGTTGAAAAGCAGAAACAGCTTTTATTGAAAGAGTTTGGTGCCGATTTGCCAAGCGACATATTCAACGCATCCATGAAGCCTTTATTTGAGAAAGATAAATCGGTTCAAGCACAGTCAACTGTGCGTCAGGCTTCATCGATTCAACAAAGACCGTTGTCACCAGAGATTAAAGTAATAAGTGCACCTTGTTGCAGCGAAAGTATCCAGAAGGATAAGACGGAAACGAAAGAAAGCTCGTCCGTCCAAAAAGTAGAAATCGCTGTGCAAACTACCACGGAACCGAAACACGACGTGGTCCAAGACAAGAGTATTCAAGTAGAGATCGCACAGGAAAAAGGAAGCGAACCTAAGACGCCTAACGATGAAGTTGACAAGGTTCCCAGACACTATCCGCTTGAACCAAAAATTAAAGTTGTTACTCCGGAAGCGGACACTAACGACTCGACTAGCTCTGCATTTGCGAACACATTGAACGACACCGATAATCAGAATTTTGTACCAATCGCTACGAAACAAAAGCACAAGAGAGTTACTCCTAGAAAAGAGAAGCAAAAGTCTTTAGTCGGTGTAAGTAGAACGCCATCGTTTACGAAGAAGCTACCAAAAACTTTTTCATCAAGATCGCGTCTGCACGGTTTGAGGAAACCGGCCCGTACTATCACAAGTACGCCTAATGAGAGAATTAAAATCTATGTTAATAAGACCGGGTTGAATATCGAATTGAATCCAGCTCAAACGCCTGAGGTGACTGTAGACGCAAGCACCCAAAGTGCTTCCCAGACACGTTCCACAGGCGTGCAGAGTCAAATAATTACGCAAAGTTCCCAGATACGTTCCGCAGGCGTGCAAAATCAAACAGGTACCAAATCGTACAGCGTGAAATCGCAATCAACACAAATTAAAATGAGGGATATCTCGGACTCGTCTACATCTTTCGCTAGTCTTCCACCAATCAAGCCTAGAAACATTCTCGAAGCATTAAGCAATAATATATCTGTTCTTGAAATGTTAGACTCATCGGCGAATGAGAGCATGAAATTTCTGCGGGGGGATGTTACTCCAGTGTCGACGCCAGAAACTCCATCACCACGTACCATGGCAATGCCTTCGAATGTGCCTCATGCTTCTAGGCTCAGCAGAATGCTTAAATATGCATCGATAGACTCGCAAACGAATGACAGCAGTATTCTGTCGTCCAAAAATGATCAGCCAATGATGACAGATTCGTCTGGTTATCAGCAGAAAGAACGATCACCTCGGCATATGAGAAAGCATGCTTTGAAGCGAACTGTTTCTTCAAACGGTGCTTGCTCGTGTGAGAATCCAGAATGCAAATTAATGGACGCGAAATTTCATCATATTCGCGATTACGCGTTGAAGAACTGTCCCGAAATATTGCAAAAGTACGAGGACCTCCAAACTATGTGCACAGAAAGAATTGTGTCGTTGACGAATCTCATCGAGAAGGTTCGAAATGAACAGAAAGGTATGGTACAACGTTTCAGCATCGGATTggaattcattttattttagtttaagAAATTAGGCTCTTTTTCCCGGTCAAAACACGTTGATGCCCTATTGAATGGTTCAATACACCTGTATCGTTATACAAAATTGCAGACAATTATAAAGAACTCGACAAAGTTAATAATTCCACAATTGTTTTAGGGGTGGAACTTTCAATAATAAGTCCAGCCGATGAAACCAGTTTAATGCAACTACCTCCGGTGAAACCGAGGGACAACAATCTGCAAAGTGTTCGCGATCTCGTTGAGAATATAGAGGCAATTCATAACCAGCTCGCGAAAACGCTCGCTGAATCGCAAAACATTATAAAAAAGAACACGGTCTCGACGCAAGACAGCAATCAACTTGACGAGGCAGATGTTGAGACTCAAACGAATGAGGACATGCAGAAGATCACGTCTCCGTACGTAGCGTCGAAAGTAGAAGAGGAAACGGTGAAAGTTAAGCCAAGAATTATAAGCGACAAAAGAGTTAACATACAGCTGGACAACTACAGGATACAGCTCAGACCGAAAACGTTAGAGGCAGCAACGCAAGACGATAATTCTGGGCACACTTCGAAGTCACGTGACGAGCAGATGATAGAAACGTTGTCGCAAGAGATTCTAGAGCAAAGTAAGAgtcttaaaaataatttactagCAACGAAAGAGTGTATCGATTCATCGGTAGATCATACGCTTCAGACTGACGTTGTCGACTCTAACTTTTCTTTGAGCTCGACAAGATATGAGACGAGTAAGCCAGCACATTCTTCTGAAAAGGTAATTTGTATTTTCACTTAttaaataacactgtccaacataTCACTACATCAGccttattatttaaaaaacaaaatttgaatatgttggaCAGTGCATGTTAGTGTatcaggttgttgcatatggAATATGAAAATGTTACGAAGCGTTTTTGAGAGCGTGTTCGAAGCTGTTACGAATCCAACATTTCATATGCGCCAGCCTAACAGCTCTGAATTATTTTGTACCCTGTTGCGAACTTGTTTAGGTGAAAGAAACCAGAGATTTTGTTCGATTACTCGCGGACATTCCGAAAGTATCAAGACAAGTGGACGCATCTCTGCATGTCAATGGGAGAAGCAAACCACCAGTAAGCCTACTTAGCGGACCGTATAGGTAATTGATTTTATTCTACTATATTACTGCACTTTTCAAAGTGAcacttttaaagaaaattttaatttcaggACTGAGATTGAATCGTCAGTTCACGAACTGTCAACGATACTCGAGTTTGACACACCGGACACAGTGAGCAAAAGTCAGAGTAACGTTAAATCGCCATTATCAGTGAAAAAGATTGCAGAGTCGCGGGCGACTAAAGTTGTAATAGATCCAACGAAACATGTGTCTGCTTCAGCGAACATACACGACCAACGACAGTTCGCACAGTCTTACGATCCGTCCACATCGATGTTAACGTCAGAAGTTACGAAACATAGGGTACAAGCTACCGCAACTCGGTTTGATCATCCGGGAGCATTCAAGATTCTCACTTCCCGAATGGAAGGCAAGGAAACCATAAATAAAAAGTTACAATGCGATACGCAAAATAAGAGATTATCGCCGAAGGAACAGTTACAGCCGGCAATCCATTCTGCTGCTGATGTCGATGTAAATGGCGCGAGTAAAAATAACGACAAAATAACGTCGACAAGCTCGAACAGTTTTTCTGGACTGTCCGGGATTTCGCAAATAGCTAGTACACCGTCGTCCGACGTATTAAAGTATGCATCTTCTCCGGAAGAAATGGAGATAGCACTGAAAAAGCTTGGCTTAGGTTGGGCGATAACGACATTGAAAAAGACGAGAGAAGCAAGTGCCTTGAGCTCGTCATCTACTTCCGATGATCGAACGCCGATAACTACTGGCAAGAGAATATCACCTGTTAAAAAGCAATTTGAGAGTAATTACGGCTTACCAGATTTTAGCGACGTGTCTTCTATATCCGTGAAAGAAGCTAGTAAGAGTACCGAGCATGCGGTGCTTCTCAAAGGGAGAACCTCGacacctttgcactcgaaattaCACAATTCCAATTCGAACAACAGCGCGACAACGAACACTAGTAGCACAAACGTTTCTGAAAACTTGCAGGAACCCAGCGAAGGTTTGATCATTCCTGACATAGCCCTTACCAGTTCGAAAACTAATATTAAAAGACTAGAGAATcgctaatatatttttttactcgCCGATTTACACCACGAAATGTTGAAAGATAAATTAAGATAAATTATATTTCTAGCGAGAACGTAAATTCAGTGTTCATTACAAAGCAATAATATTGATATCTTCACGGTGTTTTTTACTTTTAGTGTGTAACCTGCACTACGAGGGAAATTGTTGAATCTAAACTGACAATAATATGCAAGTTGTGACGAAGAAATACGTATTGAACTGCTCaatgtttaaaaataataactGTTTATTAATCATATTACCTGGTTGTGCAACGTAAAAAGTACATTCgatgaatttctttctttacaCGAATTTGATATACAATTCAATGTCGCCGGTAAAGGCGTACACATACTAAAACGGCGATATTTTAGCTGTCCTTgttacaaattatttttatacttagtaaaattatattttaaacattgtatattttattagCATATGGGAATTTGACAATATGAGTAGATGCTTGACAAGAGAACACTCGAAATTGACGTCATCAAAGGAAAAAACTATTATTATAGATtgcgtatatatatatcattGTAACTCACTGATCGAAAATAACATTTTAGAGATAGATAATAAAATAGTTTTACCTTTGACCTGTTATAATTCATTCCAATAGAAAGAGTTCTTGGATCACTCTGCTAAGCTACgacgtaattattattatataatttaattgttattCTTTGTGTGTATATTTTGAATGAATTGGAAATAAATCTTTTTATATGACCTTTTTGTATTACTTTCATCTGAACGATTTCGACCGAAAAGCGTCATTAGTAAGTGTACACATTTACTGCATGCTGTcataatgtataaaataaatcagcacaATGTTGTTACCATCCCAGACACACAATGTAGAAGTTTCGCgtataacaattttttgtacattttcttttaaaatatgAAGTTCGTGGCTTTAACGCTTAATAATGCAATTATTCTTATTGTTCTCgatgtatcatattctataacaattacaaaaatgttacagTTCAGTTACACGCTTGATAAAAACTGTTCAATAAAACCTTTGAACATTCTTTATACAGGATAAATTACCTATACAGACATATACGTAACCATAAATTTTATCATGCGTGCAATTAATATTTCCTgcaaaatatttatgaaaaaatctACTTCGTCTAACCATTGTAAATCATAGAATATTAAGTATAACAAAACACGGCTTTTAACTTTAATATTACACTTATTGAGAATATTTGTCAAATATAAAAATCAGAGTTAAATTCATTATTGCACTCTAATGATTCCCATAAAAACATTAACATTATACATGTAGAATAAAATGAGTtaaacgagaaagaaaacatTGACATtgatatttatacaaaattcatTAACTACTTAcgaataataaatacatttaaggtttgaataattttttctaacatctGTAATTATCTCTTAACATTTTAAATGCTTATATGCGTGTCGTACAATTGTACGGCTGTTATAAGTGTAGGCTTCTTCATGAAGGCATATTCGAAATGTTTACATAGACAATTTGACTTATAAATAATcatgaaattaaaataaataacgaaaTTCAACTCCATACATCACTAGAGTAACGTTTTTGTGAATCCATCTTCTTAATGTATGTAGCTGCATCAAGTTCCGCCATCTTTCCTTTTTCCATCACAACTTTTAGTAATATATTATGTACGTCGCGCGCCATGTTTTTAGCGTCACTGTAATCAAACGTAATGCTTAGAAATGTTCTTTCGAGGAatttacagggtgtcccaaaattcaatCAACTCCGTGAAATGGGtggttcccgaggtcatttgaagcgattttttcctttgcaaaaatcacCTCGGGAACCACTCCATTTCTCGGAGTTGATTGaattttgggacatcctgtataagaATATCGTTAGGGAATGAGATACTAACCCACAGACATAGATATGGCCATTTTGTTCGCCGATAACTCTCCATAGTTCCTCCTTATTGTTTTCCAGTAAATGTGTAACATACACTTTGTGATCTTGCTCTCTGCTGAATGCGTTATGCATAATCAGACTGCCATTTTTCACATATTCTTCGAGTTCTTCCTTGTATAGGAAATCTTCGTCCCGTTTCCTACATCCGAAGTACAGAATCGTCTCGCCGACTTCTTTGCCTGGAAGACATGGAAACATAAATGTTAATAGACTTTATCAGTTCTATCATTTGTGTAAGCTCCAAAACTGAAAGATCAGACACGAGAGAGCTATGTAGGAACGCACGATTGTATTACTTCATacaataattttacattgacAGCATACAATGTGTTCACGcaattactagccagcgtttttcttggcagcgtttattgttttattaagtaTATTGTACCTTCTCGTTTAGCGAGATCACGTTCCTGGATAAATGCTCTGAACGGTGCAATACCAGTGCCTGGACCAACCATCACAACAGGTGTGGACACTTTGGTCGGCAAACGGAACTGGGATTTTCGCACAAAAATGGGAACTACGCACGGTGGATCTGATGGGTGCTTCTCCTTCAACCAGCTGGTCGTTACTCCCTTATTAACTCTTCCGGTGGGAGTCTTATATTCTACCACAACCGCAGTAATGTGAACAGACGTAGGATGCAACTGTTAAAAAGGATTCATTGAAACATTATTAATACACCAGGATTATGCCAGGCATAATCTTTTTATAATATTGAATAAGAATCGCACTGTATTACCTTTGGCGACGAGGAAATTGAATAGTAACGACACTGTAATCTCGGTAAAAGTTCACACAAGTGATCCAAAGCTGGTTTTAGACTAGGAATATCTTCTAAAATATGCACTATATTTCTGTTCTCTTGAACTACCCATTGTTGGTAAGCAGCCTTGCCCTCTGCACTGGTTGATGTCATTAATTTCAACTTTTCTTTGTCTTCCGAGTCGGTGCAGTACTCCGCCAATTCTTTAAGTATATGGGTACGCGGATTGCCAGTAATGTCCAAGTAATGTGTTAAAGCTGTTCTATAAGAACAGGGACAAGGGAATGGATGTTTCTTTGTAGATTCCTCTGTAATACAAAGAGCAAGAAGTTAGAAATATCGTTAAACAAGcaccaatttattaaatatagtTTTGAAGTTTACCATCTGTGTTCGTAAGTGTGAACACAGTATCTAAATCCACACCGCATTTCTCTCCAATTTTGTTCACTAGTTCTACGTTATTTACAGGATATACTGCCAAATGATCGCCGGCTTCGTACCGCATTTTCGAGCCTTCTATATCAAACTCTATGTGCATGCAAGACCTGTCCGACTTCGGTCCATGCAGTTCTCGATTGACTTTGAGTGGAGCCAAGAAAGGATTCTTCGCATCGTATGGTCTAGAAGTAACAAAATAAATGTGAGTATTGTGAAAATTATAGGTgtgcatacagggtgttcacttctgttcatttctaaaaaaatt
It encodes:
- the LOC143358669 gene encoding uncharacterized protein LOC143358669 isoform X3, giving the protein MLHTDPRKDVMRSEEQSVPTSTTNPSALKSTTTTSNAEEIVIELECDKIPEKVTPTSAAEVDKTLRYNPRDYAQPTSASTSNSQSDSSSSLSDDCSCLPPNNEQSKCIRTPKQKVNSSANDKVQLYDHSKHQSNVYNKPVGVVEKIHAWNEPSAIDLAQEIEKSEAVKSHLMESRKATAQKRGEDAVLREKVRRDYQTLLQNLNHLAVEERKLKSNQAEHYQNDAHILQERRKMLKDQHKKKLNRALQTLLPEESLVQCPSYPIERQITLMPREKEKDVDVNAVWVDQCCVSERSDSRAVQSRRKEPETSREEQILDMLKKVEKQKQLLLKEFGADLPSDIFNASMKPLFEKDKSVQAQSTVRQASSIQQRPLSPEIKVISAPCCSESIQKDKTETKESSSVQKVEIAVQTTTEPKHDVVQDKSIQVEIAQEKGSEPKTPNDEVDKVPRHYPLEPKIKVVTPEADTNDSTSSAFANTLNDTDNQNFVPIATKQKHKRVTPRKEKQKSLVGVSRTPSFTKKLPKTFSSRSRLHGLRKPARTITSTPNERIKIYVNKTGLNIELNPAQTPEVTVDASTQSASQTRSTGVQSQIITQSSQIRSAGVQNQTGTKSYSVKSQSTQIKMRDISDSSTSFASLPPIKPRNILEALSNNISVLEMLDSSANESMKFLRGDVTPVSTPETPSPRTMAMPSNVPHASRLSRMLKYASIDSQTNDSSILSSKNDQPMMTDSSGYQQKERSPRHMRKHALKRTVSSNGACSCENPECKLMDAKFHHIRDYALKNCPEILQKYEDLQTMCTERIVSLTNLIEKVRNEQKGVELSIISPADETSLMQLPPVKPRDNNLQSVRDLVENIEAIHNQLAKTLAESQNIIKKNTVSTQDSNQLDEADVETQTNEDMQKITSPYVASKVEEETVKVKPRIISDKRVNIQLDNYRIQLRPKTLEAATQDDNSGHTSKSRDEQMIETLSQEILEQSKSLKNNLLATKECIDSSVDHTLQTDVVDSNFSLSSTRYETSKPAHSSEKVKETRDFVRLLADIPKVSRQVDASLHVNGRSKPPVSLLSGPYRTEIESSVHELSTILEFDTPDTVSKSQSNVKSPLSVKKIAESRATKVVIDPTKHVSASANIHDQRQFAQSYDPSTSMLTSEVTKHRVQATATRFDHPGAFKILTSRMEGKETINKKLQCDTQNKRLSPKEQLQPAIHSAADVDVNGASKNNDKITSTSSNSFSGLSGISQIASTPSSDVLKYASSPEEMEIALKKLGLGWAITTLKKTREASALSSSSTSDDRTPITTGKRISPVKKQFESNYGLPDFSDVSSISVKEASKSTEHAVLLKGRTSTPLHSKLHNSNSNNSATTNTSSTNVSENLQEPSEGLIIPDIALTSSKTNIKRLENR